One genomic region from Euzebya tangerina encodes:
- a CDS encoding copper resistance protein CopC, producing MWTALVGAVLGLLVLGLPTPAAAHTALLGSSPSTGEELAYSPQEVVLQFAAPVATSTMQASLRNAAGQEFTLELLTEQPTTEAVIYEVSRLPHDLYGLAWESVGDDGHRVSGEVVFGVGTDVTATAGFARSTAPLDRTLDLIAVASRVAWYLGLALLAGVVVLARTRAPLVAALAARRLDAALLLVALAALLRGVVGVATFVAAGGGLAEAVLSRPLLLWVATALGAVVVRHRGRGRPPPVAAGQRPRAGGWLTSPLVLLATGLVILGTLAGHAPTRPDPAVAVLFGAVHLAAAAVWIGPLGLLVMLRRTPAWAALGEDARRSEVQAAVARIVPAAGWSFAAVATSGGLLALRAWDGISLSGGFGLTLALKAAVVVAVIVPLAIVHHRTRAGWPRIPRTAAVEVAALAGVMILGGVLVGQDPGWGAASGQAGISVAQVLGGAVDEPEDCAQLEVGRAACYRSALENVLVAEGPQSAIDIIRDLAVTNPYVTANCHQVAHDLGNDAAEQLPDLAVGLGVQDVTCWSGYIHGYVEAALARTSSGDLATELPTFCDGAATTPYNLTHYNCVHGLGHGVMLTVDGDLFESLELCAEARDNWSVQSCASGVFMENVVAAQQGLDAELDDDDLLYPCTAVDQTFVDSCFLMQTSHVLWALEDDIEAAFGWCDSAEPEVQSTCYRSMGRDLSSRALLDGPETARLCGLGDPALERWCIHGAATNAVYDQIAAGAADPICEAVDPALEAACREGQADAAAVVAAG from the coding sequence GTGTGGACAGCCCTCGTCGGTGCCGTGCTGGGACTGCTCGTGCTGGGACTGCCAACACCTGCGGCGGCGCACACCGCCCTCCTCGGATCCTCACCGTCGACCGGTGAGGAGCTTGCGTACTCCCCACAGGAGGTGGTGCTGCAGTTCGCTGCACCGGTGGCGACGTCCACCATGCAGGCGAGCCTTCGTAACGCCGCGGGGCAGGAATTCACCCTCGAACTGCTCACGGAGCAGCCCACGACGGAGGCGGTCATCTACGAGGTGTCCCGTCTGCCTCATGACCTGTACGGGCTGGCCTGGGAATCCGTCGGCGACGACGGGCACCGCGTCAGCGGGGAGGTGGTGTTCGGCGTCGGGACGGACGTGACCGCCACCGCCGGGTTCGCCCGCAGCACGGCCCCGCTGGACCGCACCCTGGATCTGATCGCCGTGGCCTCGCGGGTTGCCTGGTACCTCGGCTTGGCACTCCTCGCAGGGGTCGTCGTCCTGGCCCGAACTCGTGCACCACTGGTGGCCGCGCTGGCGGCACGCCGGCTGGATGCCGCGCTGCTGCTGGTCGCGCTCGCTGCCCTGCTTCGTGGTGTGGTCGGGGTCGCGACCTTCGTCGCCGCCGGTGGCGGACTGGCAGAAGCGGTGCTCAGCCGGCCGCTGCTGCTGTGGGTCGCGACGGCGCTCGGTGCGGTCGTGGTCCGGCACCGCGGCCGTGGTCGGCCGCCACCTGTCGCAGCCGGTCAGAGACCACGCGCTGGCGGCTGGCTGACCTCACCCCTGGTCCTCCTCGCGACGGGGCTGGTCATCCTCGGGACTCTGGCTGGGCACGCACCGACACGCCCCGATCCCGCCGTCGCCGTGCTCTTCGGCGCCGTGCACCTGGCGGCGGCAGCCGTCTGGATCGGGCCGCTCGGCCTGCTGGTGATGCTCCGACGCACGCCGGCCTGGGCAGCGCTGGGTGAGGATGCCCGCCGCAGCGAGGTTCAGGCGGCGGTCGCCAGGATCGTGCCCGCGGCCGGCTGGTCGTTCGCTGCTGTCGCAACGTCCGGTGGGCTGTTGGCCCTGCGAGCGTGGGACGGCATCAGCCTGAGCGGCGGCTTCGGCCTCACCCTGGCCCTCAAGGCGGCCGTCGTCGTCGCAGTGATCGTGCCGCTCGCCATCGTCCACCACCGCACCCGGGCGGGATGGCCGCGGATCCCACGCACCGCTGCCGTCGAGGTGGCCGCCCTCGCCGGCGTCATGATCCTCGGCGGGGTGCTGGTCGGTCAGGATCCCGGCTGGGGGGCAGCCAGCGGGCAGGCCGGCATCTCGGTTGCGCAGGTGCTCGGCGGTGCAGTCGACGAGCCCGAGGACTGCGCCCAGCTGGAGGTCGGTCGGGCGGCGTGCTACCGCAGCGCCCTGGAGAACGTGCTGGTGGCCGAGGGCCCGCAGTCGGCCATCGACATCATCCGGGATCTGGCAGTCACCAACCCCTACGTCACGGCGAACTGTCATCAGGTCGCCCACGACCTCGGCAACGACGCAGCCGAACAGCTGCCCGACCTTGCTGTGGGTCTCGGGGTGCAGGACGTGACCTGCTGGTCGGGCTACATCCACGGCTACGTGGAGGCAGCCCTTGCCCGCACCAGCAGTGGCGACCTGGCGACGGAGCTGCCGACCTTCTGCGACGGCGCCGCGACGACGCCCTACAACCTGACCCACTACAACTGCGTCCACGGGCTCGGGCACGGCGTCATGCTGACCGTCGACGGCGACCTCTTCGAGTCGCTCGAGCTGTGTGCCGAGGCCCGCGACAACTGGTCGGTGCAGTCCTGCGCCTCAGGTGTGTTCATGGAGAACGTCGTCGCCGCCCAGCAGGGCCTGGACGCCGAGCTGGACGACGATGACCTGCTCTACCCCTGCACGGCGGTCGACCAGACCTTCGTGGACAGCTGCTTCCTGATGCAGACCTCACACGTGCTCTGGGCGCTGGAGGATGACATCGAGGCGGCGTTCGGCTGGTGCGACAGCGCCGAGCCGGAGGTGCAGTCGACCTGCTACCGCTCGATGGGTCGGGACCTGTCCAGCCGGGCGTTGCTGGACGGGCCGGAGACCGCCCGGCTGTGCGGCCTTGGTGACCCGGCGCTGGAGCGGTGGTGCATCCACGGGGCCGCCACGAACGCCGTCTACGACCAGATCGCGGCCGGGGCGGCCGACCCGATCTGCGAGGCCGTCGATCCAGCGCTGGAAGCCGCCTGTCGTGAGGGGCAGGCGGACGCCGCAGCGGTTGTGGCCGCCGGGTGA
- a CDS encoding GNAT family N-acetyltransferase, whose translation MSTPPLRLRLPIVTDEEQVRAAESEFAGSGFIFALGLQPDDPFDEWVERVRAHERGEQLPDSWVPSSFLLGVIDGADGDVVVGRTSIRYELNDFLVHEGGHVGYGVRPQHRHQGFATAMLRLSLARLEERGITRVLVTCDDDNLGSAAVIEACGGVLEDRRHRSDDTIVVRRYWIG comes from the coding sequence ATGTCCACGCCACCGCTCCGCCTGCGCTTACCGATCGTCACCGACGAGGAGCAGGTCCGAGCCGCTGAGTCGGAGTTCGCCGGTTCGGGCTTCATCTTCGCGTTGGGTCTCCAGCCCGACGATCCCTTCGACGAGTGGGTCGAGCGGGTGCGGGCCCACGAGCGCGGCGAGCAGTTGCCTGATTCCTGGGTGCCCTCATCGTTCCTGCTCGGCGTGATCGACGGCGCTGACGGCGACGTGGTCGTTGGTCGAACGTCCATCCGGTACGAGCTGAACGACTTCCTGGTCCACGAGGGCGGTCATGTCGGGTACGGCGTCCGCCCGCAGCACCGGCACCAGGGGTTCGCCACCGCGATGCTCCGTCTGTCGCTGGCCCGCCTCGAGGAGCGGGGGATCACGCGAGTCCTGGTGACCTGCGACGACGACAACCTCGGGTCCGCAGCCGTGATCGAGGCGTGTGGCGGCGTCCTGGAGGACAGACGCCACCGGTCCGACGACACCATCGTGGTGCGCCGCTACTGGATCGGGTGA
- a CDS encoding cupin domain-containing protein, translated as MAAPDVPVSLSAKYALIDDHWSPKIVAEFNGNHVKLVKVEGTFEWHTHDDTDEVFMCLGGELVIEVDGREPAHLAAGDLYVVPRGVRHRPIASEEALIAIVEPADTPNTGDEATAAEESWI; from the coding sequence ATGGCCGCCCCCGATGTTCCCGTCAGCCTGTCCGCCAAGTACGCCCTCATCGACGACCACTGGTCCCCGAAGATCGTGGCCGAGTTCAACGGCAACCACGTCAAACTGGTCAAGGTCGAGGGGACATTCGAGTGGCACACCCACGACGACACCGACGAGGTCTTCATGTGCCTGGGCGGCGAGCTGGTGATCGAGGTCGACGGCCGTGAGCCCGCACACCTGGCCGCAGGCGACCTCTACGTGGTCCCGCGCGGCGTCAGGCACCGACCGATCGCGTCCGAGGAGGCGCTGATCGCGATCGTCGAGCCGGCCGACACTCCGAACACCGGTGACGAGGCGACGGCCGCGGAGGAGTCCTGGATCTGA
- a CDS encoding glycosyltransferase, protein MTEPQDRQPPSATDPSDVGRAVRALVLTHVFPRYDGDPSAAFLLTWAQALRQAGHDVRVIAPHDVGLTEVGMVGGVPVRRVRYADEAHETLAYRGEMHRIATRPPFGPPLLGAFVTELAASLRRAVRRWQPDVLHVHWWMPGAVITRLAGVRLPTVVHLHGTDVGVIESRPWLAPLARWALDGVDRIEVVSTSLAERAAGAIGVVVDGLNPMPVDTERLVPSEHVVSLDVPVILAVGRLVPEKGFADLISAAAGLDREVRVRIVGEGPDATRLRRLAADLDVALELPGSVTPAEVVDEYTAADVVVQPSHGEGFGLVAAEAAMLGRPLVATDSGGVRDLLERGLLVRPGDIGTLRARLVEALEDPDLPAVLRAGNRVRRVLSPGSAVERTEEAWRAAIVSARTRGVR, encoded by the coding sequence GTGACCGAACCGCAGGACAGGCAGCCGCCATCGGCCACGGACCCCTCCGACGTCGGTCGAGCTGTACGAGCGCTGGTCCTGACCCACGTCTTCCCCCGCTACGACGGAGACCCGTCCGCGGCATTCCTGCTGACCTGGGCCCAGGCGCTCCGGCAGGCCGGCCACGACGTGCGGGTGATCGCGCCGCACGACGTCGGGTTGACGGAGGTCGGGATGGTCGGGGGTGTGCCGGTCCGCAGGGTGCGGTATGCCGACGAGGCACACGAGACGTTGGCCTACCGCGGCGAGATGCACCGCATCGCAACCCGTCCCCCGTTCGGGCCACCCCTGCTCGGGGCCTTCGTGACGGAGCTGGCTGCCAGCCTCCGACGCGCGGTCCGGCGCTGGCAACCCGATGTGCTGCACGTGCACTGGTGGATGCCGGGGGCCGTCATCACCCGCCTGGCCGGGGTCCGCCTCCCGACCGTGGTGCACCTGCACGGGACAGACGTGGGGGTCATCGAGTCTCGTCCCTGGCTGGCGCCGCTGGCCCGGTGGGCGCTGGACGGCGTGGATCGGATCGAGGTGGTCTCGACCTCGTTGGCCGAGCGGGCGGCTGGTGCCATCGGGGTCGTGGTTGACGGCTTGAACCCGATGCCGGTTGACACCGAGCGGCTGGTCCCGTCAGAGCACGTCGTGTCGCTGGACGTGCCCGTCATCCTGGCCGTCGGCCGCCTGGTCCCCGAGAAGGGCTTTGCGGACCTGATCAGCGCCGCGGCGGGCTTGGATCGCGAGGTGCGCGTCCGCATCGTCGGCGAGGGACCCGATGCAACCCGGCTCAGACGGTTGGCCGCTGACCTCGACGTGGCGTTGGAGCTACCGGGCTCTGTCACCCCCGCCGAGGTGGTCGACGAGTACACGGCCGCGGACGTCGTCGTCCAACCGTCACATGGCGAGGGCTTCGGCTTGGTCGCGGCCGAGGCCGCGATGCTCGGGCGGCCACTGGTCGCGACCGACTCTGGCGGCGTTCGGGACCTGCTGGAGCGCGGGCTCTTGGTCCGTCCGGGTGACATCGGGACCTTGCGAGCCCGCCTGGTGGAGGCGCTGGAGGACCCCGACCTTCCCGCCGTCCTCAGGGCCGGCAACCGGGTCCGCCGGGTCCTCTCCCCCGGCTCGGCCGTCGAACGGACCGAAGAGGCATGGCGGGCGGCGATCGTGTCGGCGCGGACGCGCGGCGTGCGCTGA
- a CDS encoding glycosyltransferase family 2 protein — MSTPSSLSCVVPVYDEVESLPAFHASLCAALDDLTRLPEREIIYVDDGSTDGSTGLLEEFQQVDPARVRVVVLRRNFGKSGALAAGFEAATGDLIVTLDADGQDVPGEIGTLVDTLIERDVDLVGGWRAHRIDRSVKRRTSQMYNAVTRLVTGLDLHDFNTGFKLMRREVVEELPLYGEFHRFVPVLAYDLGFRVDEVPVEHRPREAGTSKFLSLTRFPKTMLDLLTVLFLTRFADRPLYLFGGVGAVFSILGVLILGYLSYLRLVLDEGIGTRPLLLFGILLLLVGVQLIGTGFIGDVLRHTAARHQQPFRVRRSLGVERVDEADRGSGSSTQHRNHDSRRVDGRPSIESTLPGEEATRAT, encoded by the coding sequence ATGAGTACGCCCAGCAGCCTGTCCTGCGTGGTGCCGGTGTACGACGAGGTCGAGTCGCTGCCCGCGTTCCATGCATCGCTGTGCGCTGCGCTCGATGACCTGACGCGTCTGCCGGAGCGGGAGATCATCTACGTCGACGACGGCTCCACGGATGGGTCCACCGGACTGCTCGAGGAGTTCCAGCAGGTCGATCCTGCGCGAGTCCGCGTTGTGGTCCTGCGCCGCAACTTCGGGAAGTCCGGCGCACTCGCGGCCGGGTTCGAGGCGGCGACCGGCGATCTCATCGTGACGCTGGATGCCGACGGGCAGGACGTTCCTGGCGAGATCGGGACCCTCGTCGACACCCTGATCGAGCGCGACGTCGACCTCGTCGGCGGCTGGCGGGCCCACCGGATCGATCGTTCGGTGAAGCGACGGACCAGTCAGATGTACAACGCGGTCACCCGACTGGTGACGGGCCTCGACCTGCACGACTTCAACACCGGCTTCAAGCTGATGCGCCGCGAGGTCGTCGAGGAGCTACCGCTGTACGGCGAGTTCCACCGCTTCGTGCCGGTGCTCGCCTACGACCTCGGGTTCCGGGTCGACGAGGTACCCGTGGAACACCGACCACGCGAAGCGGGGACATCGAAGTTCCTCAGCCTGACCCGGTTCCCGAAGACCATGCTGGACCTGCTGACCGTGCTCTTCCTGACGCGGTTCGCCGATCGCCCGCTCTACCTGTTCGGCGGGGTGGGCGCGGTGTTCTCGATCCTGGGCGTCCTCATCCTGGGATATCTCAGCTACCTGCGGCTGGTCCTCGACGAGGGCATCGGCACCCGACCGCTGCTGCTGTTCGGCATCCTGCTGCTGTTGGTCGGTGTGCAGCTGATCGGCACCGGATTCATCGGGGACGTGCTGCGACACACGGCTGCCCGACATCAGCAACCGTTCCGGGTGCGACGCAGCCTCGGTGTCGAGCGCGTCGACGAGGCAGACCGAGGATCAGGCTCCTCGACCCAACATAGGAATCATGACTCGCGGCGGGTGGACGGGCGTCCGTCCATCGAGTCGACCCTACCGGGTGAGGAGGCGACGCGGGCGACGTGA